In Cryptomeria japonica chromosome 10, Sugi_1.0, whole genome shotgun sequence, a genomic segment contains:
- the LOC131045552 gene encoding uncharacterized protein LOC131045552, whose translation MPLPTPAPCDPPQMMDSNSLILNQSLPFSSGQNSIVSQQIQQPSFHSSKLQQKHVTQNRQPLYHQTILQPTTTQQCTTNCFSSVQYIQTLQAFRHRIDLLSMLQTCSICKERYIGMLLRGNQQHIICSRCFSENGVHRFSLANNLDPGKQPVVLKKLTQVEEMLIARVAPVLQVRHGKGGQYKYSGHTISFPQDISEIAKLLPRRLKDLEVLIVHRNFDAVNLLPNSTTDISNMLRSLEEHTDVTGIPPTEDLLDNCNEYDANISSSFIPKLPTPPRELDTVKRTLQLDANTNNNMPWPEINLSPINEYNTIGLLSMAFPTLFPSGVALPLQPCIKHVHLHEYALHLLRYVDQRFGQHVRFRYYIYNLIMRHRSQQSAAIFIRTNLGESIPTTIEALHGRLQNTPDDQLPNQLLRFGATLRGTRAYWRKSRKELTAMIFQLGPPTLFFTLSSADTKWPDLHRLFSENDGQTTQFTRKQLTNHVICNPHITALYLHNRFTIFREEVIQKLFQAKDHWYRYEWQHRGSGHIHGFLWLPGAPNMETINWTDDNEVQMEKTFFDQYVSAWNPHIAADRMNTMHYTAMDDPCLADTKKIFTMDATLDYEALLNTLQRHTKCTEHTCLKKKGPTFECRYKAPWVQQEMSTLTVDNDNNPCYKPTRNDDHLNIHNPWMLSLWRANIDCQPVISKKVVLQYISKYASKSENKSQSYIEMLKTILNTSKSEDSILLTYQKFMMGIVVDRDISAQETCHMLQKLPLLSCSRQFVSLNVGRKILHRVIKSDNGANLSTTYIHAYMQRPFELNATNLLQSAQGFSYNSQRKKTKWHIKDKKAIVTVYPQFTEPPDEDTNQFDIFCLSELLLYKSFRDIPTEIGASKEQIIKNWKNFKKTNYNRLGNQQIIDDCSLPNEDDSDNNGSQHQDDTNLYEWEQLSQMGATNNFVQNDLQMLGRRDYDISHFWGATVVVDQLDSTALQFIATSKLKSQHTSMQISSQDTKKNQLSPQQKVALNIILQHHNNQSATTPLRMIVQGTAGNGKSFLIDCIRKELNISPPMTANPLLVLAPTGVAAFNIQATTIHAGLRIPIREMHPLTGQSLMTLQEQLKHIKYILIDEMSFLGPKLLLKIDNRLRQAFPNKQHDNFGGVSMILVGDLAQLPPIMDKPIYASHSTALSLWHSFTIVITLDTIFRQQGASIRQQQFRALLHNLRNAQALQHDWQFLMCQTNATLTIQQKKDFDSSIHLFATNESARLHNRKMLKELNLPVALSLAKISKQTNTEYDTNEQLPLEVLLSIDQQVMLIANLWIKVGLVNGAIGLIKQIVYENNTKPPDLPKYVVVQFNDYNGPPWDIAHPKDIPILPIM comes from the exons ATGCCCTTGCCTACACCTGCACCATGCGACCCCCCACAGATGATGGATTCAAATTCGCTTATTCTGAATCAAAGCCTTCCTTTCTCATCTGGCCAGAATAGTATTGTATCACAGCAAATACAACAACCTTCATTCCATAGTAGCAAACTACAACAGAAACATGTAACACAAAACAGGCAACCTCTATACCATCAGACAATATTGCAGCCTACAACAACACAACAATGCACAACAAATTGTTTCTCTTCTGTACAGTACATTCAAACATTGCAAGCCTTCCGCCATCGCATTGATTTGTTGTCCATGCTTCAAACATGTAGTATTTGTAAGGAAAGATATATTGGAATGCTGCTACGCGGGAACCAACAACATATTATTTGTTCAAGATGCTTTTCTGAAAATGGTGTTCATCGTTTCTCCTTGGCAAATAACTTAGACCCAGGCAAGCAACCTGTTGTGTTAAAAAAACTTACCCAAGTAGAAGAGATGCTTATAGCTAGGGTTGCTCCTGTTTTGCAAGTCAGACATGGAAAAGGTGGCCAATACAAATATTCAGGTCACACAATAAGTTTTCCCCAAGATATTTCAGAAATTGCAAAGCTTTTGCCACGAAGACTAAAAGACCTTGAAGTTCTTATTGTCCACCGAA ACTTTGATGCTGTCAACCTACTTCCTAATAGTACAACAGATATATCAAATATGCTACGCTCTTTAGAAGAACATACTGATGTAACAGGTATTCCACCAACAGAAGACCTTCTGGACAATTGCAATGAATATGATGCAAATATTTCATCGTCTTTTATTCCAAAACTGCCTACTCCACCCCGCGAACTAGATACAGTTAAGAGAACCTTACAGTTAGATGCTAATACTAATAATAATATGCCTTGGCCTGAAATAAACTTGTCTCCGATAAATGAATATAATACAATAGGCTTGTTAAGCATGGCATTCCCAACCCTTTTCCCATCTGGAGTTGCACTTCCACTACAGCCATGTATCAAGCATGttcatttacatgaatatgctctCCACTTACTTAGATATGTTGATCAAAGATTTGGGCAGCATGTTAGATTCCGGTATTATATTTACAATCTAATTATGAGACATCGTTCGCAACAATCTGCAGCTATCTTCATTAGAACTAATTTGGGAGAGTCTATCCCAACCACTATCGAAGCACTCCATGGACGATTGCAAAACACTCCTGATGATCAGCTGCCTAACCAATTGTTGCGTTTTGGTGCAACACTTCGAGGCACCCGTGCATATTGGCGTAAATCTAGAAAAGAGCTTACAGCAATGATTTTCCAATTGGGGCCCCCAACACTGTTCTTTACGTTAAGTTCAGCTGATACCAAATGGCCTGATTTGCATAGGCTTTTCTCTGAAAATGATGGCCAAACCACACAGTTTACAAGAAAACAACTTACAAACCATGTGATCTGCAATCCACATATAACAGCATTATACCTTCACAACAGATTTACAATATTTCGTGAAGAAGTTATTCAAAAGTTGTTCCAAGCAAAGGATCATTGGTATAGGTATGAATGGCAACATCGAGGCTCAGGCCATATTCATGGCTTCTTATGGCTCCCTGGAGCACCAAATATGGAGACCATTAATTGGACAGATGATAATGAGGTGCAAATGGAAAAAACTTTCTTCGACCAATATGTTTCTGCTTGGAATCCTCACATTGCAGCAGACCGCATGAATACAATGCACTACACTGCAATGGATGACCCTTGCCTAGCTGATACAAAAAAAATCTTCACCATGGATGCTACATTGGATTATGAAGCATTGCTTAATACTTTACAGAGACACACAAAATGTACAGAACATACATGCCTCAAGAAAAAAGGTCCCACATTTGAATGTCGTTACAAAGCTCCATGGGTTCAACAAGAGATGTCTACATTGACAGTTGACAATGACAACAACCCATGCTATAAACCTACAAGGAATGATGATCATTTGAATATTCATAATCCTTGGATGCTTTCACTATGGAGAGCTAATATTGATTGTCAACCAGtcatttcaaaaaaagttgtcctCCAATACATTTCAAAGTATgcttcaaaatcagaaaacaaatcgCAATCCTATATTGAAATGCTGAAAACAATACTAAATACAAGTAAATCTGAAGATAGCATTTTATTAACATATCAGAAATTTATGATGGGCATAGTAGTAGACCGTGATATCAGTGCAcaagaaacttgccatatgttACAGAAATTGCCTCTTCTAAGTTGTAGTCGACAATTTGTCTCTCTAAATGTTGGCAGAAAAATACTGCACCGTGTCATAAAATCAGATAATGGAGCTAACCTTTCCACAACTTATATCCATGCTTATATGCAGCGCCCTTTTGaattaaatgcaacaaatttgcTACAATCAGCACAAGGGTTTTCATATAATTCTCAACGCAAAAAAACAAAATGGCACATCaaggataaaaaagcaattgtgacTGTATATCCTCAGTTTACAGAGCCTCCAGATGAAGATACCAATcagtttgatattttttgtttgtCTGAATTGCTGCTATACAAATCGTTCCGTGACATCCCAACTGAAATAGGAGCTTCAAAGGAACAAattataaaaaattggaaaaacttTAAAAAGACAAATTACAACCGTTTGGGAAATCAACAGATTATAGATGATTGCAGCCTTCCAAACGAAGATGACAGTGACAATAATGGTTCCCAACATCAAGATGATACAAATCTGTATGAGTGGGAGCAGCTCTCACAAATGGGAGCTACAAATAACTTTGTCCAGAATGATCTGCAAATGCTAGGCCGTCGTGATTACGATATTAGCCACTTTTGGGGAGCAACTGTTGTGGTTGATCAACTAGACTCCACTGCCCTTCAGTTCATAGCTACAAGCAAGCTGAAATCCCAACACACTAGCATGCAAATCTCCAGCCAAGACACAAAAAAAAACCAGCTATCACCTCAGCAAAAAGTTGCACTCAACATTATTCTACAACATCATAATAATCAATCTGCAACAACACCTTTACGAATGATTGTTCAAGGCACTGCTGGCAATGGTAAATCATTTTTAATAGATTGTATTAGAAAAGAATTAAACATATCTCCACCTATGACAGCAAACCCATTGCTTGTTTTAGCACCAACAGGAGTTGCTGCATTTAATATACAAGCGACAACAATCCATGCAGGGTTGCGCATACCTATAAGAGAAATGCATCCTTTGACAGGGCAGTCATTAATGACATTGCAAGAGCAATTGAAACATATCAAATATATTCTGATAGACGAAATGAGCTTTTTGGGCCCGAAACTACTACTTAAGATAGATAACCGTTTACGCCAAGCATTCCCTAACAAACAACATGACAACTTTGGTGGCGTGTCCATGATTCTTGTTGGTGATCTTGCTCAGCTTCCCCCTATAATGGATAAACCTATATATGCTTCGCACTCTACAGCCCTCAGTTTATGGCATTCTTTTACTATTGTCATAACATTGGACACTATTTTCCGCCAGCAAGGTGCATCTATAAGACAACAACAATTCAGAGCACTTCTTCACAACTTAAGAAACGCTCAAGCACTCCAACATGATTGGCAGTTTCTGATGTGCCAGACAAATGCAACATTAACTATTCAACAAAAGAAAGATTTCGACTCTTCGATCCACCTATTTGCAACAAATGAATCTGCACGCTTGCATAACAGGAAAATGCTCAAAGAATTAAATTTGCCTGTCGCTCTAAGTTTAGCTAAAATTTCTAAGCAAACAAATACTGAATATGACACCAATGAACAGCTACCATTGGAAGTATTACTTTCTATTGATCAGCAAGTGATGTTAATAGCTAACTTATGGATCAAAGTTGGCCTTGTTAATGGCGCTATTGGTCTCATAAAACAAATTGTATATGAAAACAATACAAAACCACCAGACTTGCCAAAATATGTGGTTGTCCAATTCAACGATTATAATGGACCTCCATGGGATATAGCACATCCAAAAGACATACCCATTTTGCCAATAATGTGA
- the LOC131045553 gene encoding replication protein A 70 kDa DNA-binding subunit A-like, with the protein MASPAASQQPSTETSEVELHLQLTPHALLCINAGDDVPSPVLQLLSFEKLIDDENDNAWSKVVLSDATHMQLAILPPKYSGLLLSETLKIGTILSLTAYACRNVWNSRTIIIFSLAVKFTNSPLLGKPRYLFKEQEQQMLGRDTPATTKRSLKFGIHLPPVQHESSVNISPIKALNPFQNKWTIKGRVTNKRKMHQYSTPKSTGQVFSFDMIDGEGTEIRITCFGDVAKMHYHRVEPGTYYTVSKGCIKEANTKWNKLNSHLEITLDNNSILKRCDDVVESEANNSQFTPINEITYCTNNTLVDVIGIVVAIGEPSLIRRKDGSEVTKRIVKINDASTFTIDVNLWGETWQGLGEDLKSMHTTQTAVVLPVRNARVGYFNGKVVNTTTTTTLNINPSIPETETLMSRGNISDALLPLSCVAGQLNSQYSRMTITAVLERTSVLSETVESTIRAVVRIIKTDSFCYPACSLKFNGKECKKKCTKQSDNQWFCSRCQTAVPECNYKYLLQMKLQDHTGALWGTAFDEVGTNILQISAKELYMLQYDLTTQKTPQSIIKHVLLSSFVFTLSITIDMYNSEPRLKATITKVARIDYQAESALLLAEIARMTTTA; encoded by the exons ATGGCCTCTCCTGCTGCCTCGCAACAACCTTCTACAGAAACTTCG GAAGTGGAACTACATCTACAATTGACCCCACATGCACTGCTCTGCATCAACGCTGGGGATGATGTCCCCTCTCCAGTGCTTCAGCTTTTGTCTTTTGAAAAATTGATagacgatgaaaatgacaatgcCTGGTCTAAGGTTGTTTTGTCTGATGCCACACACATGCAATTGGCGATCCTCCCACCTAAGTATAGTGGTTTGCTGCTTTCAGAGACATTAAAGATTGGCACTATCCTATCATTGACAGCTTATGCTTGTAGAAATGTTTGGAACTCAAG GACTATAATAATATTCAGCCTTGCTGTCAAATTTACCAATTCTCCATTGCTTGGGAAACCTAGATATCTATTTAAAGAGCAAGAACAACAAATGTTGGGTCGAGACACACCTGCCACAACTAAACGATCCCTTAAATTTGGAATTCACCTCCCACCTGTGCAGCACGAATCTTCTGTTAATATCAGCCCGATTAAAGCCTTGAACCCCTTCCAAAATAAATGGACGATAAAGGGGCGTGTGACAAACAAGAGGAAGATGCATCAATACAGTACACCAAAGTCCACTGGCCAAGTGTTTAGCTTTGACATGATAGATGGTGAAGGTACTGAAATTAGAATAACTTGCTTTGGCGATGTAGCAAAAATGCATTATCATAGGGTTGAACCAGGAACATATTATACTGTGTCAAAAGGTTGCATTAAAGAAGCTAACACTAAATGGAATAAGCTTAACAGCCATCTTGAGATAACTTTGGACAACAATTCAATATTGAAGCGTTGTGATGATGTTGTTGAAAGTGAAGCAAATAATTCTCAATTCACACCAATCAATGAAATTACATACTGCACCAACAACACTTTAGTTGATGTTATTGGTATTGTAGTTGCTATTGGAGAACCATCATTAATTCGCAGGAAGGATGGAAGCGAAGTAACAAAGAGAATTGTAAAAATAAATGATGCCTCAACTTTTACTATCGATGTTAACTTATGGGGAGAAACATGGCAAGGGCTAGGTGAAGATTTGAAGAGCATGCACACAACCCAAACAGCTGTTGTCCTTCCAGTTAGAAATGCTCGTGTTGGTTATTTCAATGGAAAGGTGGTcaacacaaccacaacaacaactcTAAATATAAACCCTTCTATACCTGAAACAGAGACACTTATGTCAAGAGGAAATATTTCAGATGCCCTTTTACCGCTATCGTGTGTTGCTGGCCAGCTTAACTCACAATACAGTAGGATGACAATCACAGCTGTTTTAGAGCGTACAAGTGTTCTCTCTGAAACAGTTGAAAGTACTATTAGGGCTGTTGTGAGAATCATTAAAACTGATTCTTTTTGCTATCCAGCCTGCTCTTTGAAATTTAATGGAAAAGAATGTAAAAAGAAATGCACCAAGCAAAGTGATAATCAATGGTTTTGTTCAAGATGTCAAACTGCTGTGCCAGAATGCAATTACAAATACTTATTGCAGATGAAGCTCCAAGATCATACAGGGGCTCTTTGGGGTACTGCCTTTGATGAGGTTGGCACAAATATACTGCAAATATCTGCCAAGGAGCTTTACATGCTGCAGTACGATTTGACTACACAAAAAACACCTCAGTCCATTATCAAGCATGTCCTTTTGTCTTCCTTTGTTTTCACACTCTCTATTACAATAGACATGTACAATTCAGAACCCAGGCTCAAAGCAACGATAACCAAAGTTGCCAGAATTGATTACCAGGCTGAAAGTGCTCTTCTGCTTGCAGAGATTGCTCGGATGACTACAACTGCATAG
- the LOC131045560 gene encoding uncharacterized protein LOC131045560, with the protein MAKKVSCSWWILCFAVLFLALCKCQGLDGTLGRKPIKGKNSAGFFELHKGDLHINLTNWGATLVSLKTPDKNGHLGDILLGFDSLASYMNISSSRHPFGAIVGRVANRIKNAQFTLDGKTYHLYANSGNNSIHGGRIGFDNVLWEVKEIKGGSEPSIKFAYHSFDGEEGYPGDLDVFATYTISNDMELRLDMEAIARNKATPVSLLNHAFWNLAGHDSGKDILDHSVKIWASDYLPTDTALIPTGQILPVKGTPLDFTEETVIKSRINKVNPTNKGNPGFDHNYVLDSPKSMKGLRVAARAKDPWSSRVLEVWTNAPGLQFYTSNNLNNIVGKGGAIYKSHSAFCFETQGFPNAVNQPNFPSVIVRPGQVYKHTMVIKFSVDR; encoded by the exons ATGGCTAAAAAGGTTTCTTGCAGTTGGTGGATATTGTGTTTTGCAGTCCTCTTTCTTGCTCTCTGCAAATGCCAAGGTTTGGATGGAACTCTCGGGAGAAAGCCCATCAAAGGAAAAAATTCTGCAGGTTTCTTTGAATTACATAAGGGAGATCTACACATTAACCTTACCAACTGGGGAGCCACTTTAGTCTCCCTCAAGACTCCTGATAAAAATG GGCATCTAGGAGATATACTTCTTGGCTTTGATTCTTTGGCGTCATACATG AATATAAGCTCCAGCAGGCATCCCTTTGGTGCCATTGTAGGCCGGGTAGCCAACAGGATTAAGAATGCACAGTTCACCCTTGATGGGAAGACATATCATTTGTATGCCAATAGTGGGAATAATTCAATTCATG GAGGAAGGATAGGTTTTGACAATGTGTTATGGGAAGTCAAGGAAATCAAGGGTGGAAGTGAACCATCTATTAAGTTTGCATATCACAGCTTTGATGGTGAAGAAG GATATCCTGGCGATCTAGATGTATTTGCCACATATACTATAAGCAATGATATGGAGTTGAGACTAGATATGGAGGCAATAGCAAGGAACAAGGCTACTCCCGTAAGCCTGCTCAATCATGCTTTCTGGAACCTTGCAGGCCATGACAGTGGAAAAGACATACTTGACCATTCTGTAAAAATATGGGCTTCAGATTATCTTCCCACAGACACGGCTCTGATTCCTACAGGACAGATCTTGCCTGTAAAAGGAACTCCTTTGGACTTTACTGAGGAGACTGTTATCAAGAGCAGAATTAATAAGGTCAACCCAACTAATAAGGGTAATCCTGGGTTTGATCACAATTATGTTCTTGACAGTCCCAAGTCAATGAAGGGGCTAAGAGTTGCTGCAAGAGCCAAGGATCCGTGGAGTTCAAGAGTGCTGGAAGTGTGGACAAATGCACCTGGCCTGCAGTTCTACACTAGCAATAATCTCAATAACATAGTGGGCAAAGGAGGTGCCATATACAAGTCACATTCTGCATTCTGCTTTGAGACTCAAGGAT